A single Arcobacter sp. FWKO B DNA region contains:
- a CDS encoding polysaccharide biosynthesis protein codes for MVFFIDKRILNFLVIIVLTFITFAWTFFIFKEPFCLGVVLGVIAVRIVASFLILKDYSLSWSKATQRSFLLKSIVYIVAFLVYLPVFYGEVRFALLASELFLYLFSINFLMYSYHYLINKNNIQKTKSVVIYGAGKAGIKLEEEFRSTEYKVKYFVDDDKILQKRSIDGVKILSKQALKDSISKNGKLDLLVIAIPSAPQARIKEIYERLNPYFKSIKILPSLDEILRDKNFSNQLKDISVEDLLARHPKDLDKTLIENFIKNKIVLITGAGGSIGSEISRQCARFGAKQLILLDHSEYNLYAISEELSSYNPVHIMQSVVNKDMLDRTFDKYKPDIVIHAAAYKHVPLVEENITEAIINNIIGTKNAIDCAIKHDVKKFVLISTDKAVRPTNVMGTTKRICELYAQNINTPENTEIVAVRFGNVLGSSGSVIPKFKSQIASGGPITVTHPDITRYFMLIPEACELVLQAASIGKGGEIFILDMGEPIKIVDLAKKMCELSGRDDIKIEFSGLRAGEKLYEELLISDTDTKTQYESITVAGTTHYDIGKLNHDIFELINCEDKLTKLKEIVPEFSHNIN; via the coding sequence ATAGTGTTTTTTATAGACAAACGGATACTTAATTTTCTTGTAATAATAGTTTTAACATTTATTACATTTGCTTGGACATTTTTTATTTTTAAAGAGCCATTCTGTCTTGGTGTTGTTTTGGGTGTTATTGCAGTTCGTATTGTTGCTTCATTTTTGATACTAAAAGATTATTCACTTAGTTGGAGTAAGGCAACACAAAGAAGTTTTTTACTTAAAAGTATAGTTTATATAGTTGCATTTTTGGTATATCTTCCTGTTTTTTATGGTGAAGTTAGATTTGCATTGCTTGCTAGTGAGTTGTTTTTATACCTTTTTAGTATCAATTTCTTGATGTATTCATATCATTATCTAATAAACAAAAACAATATCCAAAAAACAAAGTCTGTCGTGATCTATGGTGCAGGAAAAGCTGGAATAAAGCTTGAAGAAGAGTTTAGAAGTACTGAGTACAAAGTAAAATATTTTGTAGATGATGATAAGATTTTGCAAAAAAGATCAATAGATGGTGTAAAAATACTTTCAAAACAGGCTCTAAAGGATAGTATCTCAAAAAATGGTAAGCTTGATTTACTAGTGATTGCTATCCCATCTGCTCCACAAGCTAGAATCAAAGAGATTTACGAAAGACTTAATCCATACTTCAAATCTATCAAGATTCTCCCATCTCTTGATGAAATACTTAGGGATAAAAACTTTTCAAATCAGCTAAAAGATATATCAGTTGAAGATCTTCTTGCAAGGCATCCAAAAGATTTGGATAAAACTTTGATAGAAAACTTTATAAAAAACAAAATAGTACTTATTACAGGAGCTGGTGGAAGCATAGGTAGTGAGATATCAAGACAGTGTGCAAGATTTGGGGCAAAACAGCTTATTTTACTTGATCATAGTGAGTATAATTTATATGCAATTAGTGAAGAATTAAGTAGTTACAATCCAGTACATATTATGCAATCAGTGGTGAATAAGGATATGTTAGATCGTACATTTGACAAATATAAGCCAGATATTGTAATACACGCAGCAGCATATAAACATGTGCCACTTGTAGAAGAAAATATTACTGAAGCAATTATCAACAATATAATAGGTACAAAAAATGCTATAGATTGTGCCATCAAACATGATGTCAAAAAATTTGTCCTTATTTCTACTGATAAGGCAGTTAGACCTACAAATGTAATGGGTACAACAAAAAGAATTTGTGAGTTATACGCACAGAATATCAATACCCCTGAAAATACGGAAATAGTAGCAGTAAGATTTGGAAATGTTCTTGGAAGCAGTGGAAGTGTAATACCAAAATTCAAATCTCAAATAGCATCAGGTGGACCGATTACTGTAACACACCCTGATATCACAAGATATTTTATGCTTATTCCAGAAGCATGTGAGCTTGTACTTCAAGCTGCAAGTATAGGAAAAGGTGGGGAGATATTTATACTTGATATGGGAGAACCTATAAAAATAGTTGATTTAGCTAAGAAGATGTGTGAGCTTAGTGGAAGAGATGATATCAAGATAGAATTTAGTGGACTTAGAGCTGGTGAAAAACTCTATGAAGAACTTTTGATTAGTGATACAGATACAAAAACACAATATGAATCTATCACTGTTGCAGGAACTACACATTATGATATCGGCAAGCTAAATCATGATATATTTGAGCTTATCAACTGTGAAGATAAACTTACAAAACTAAAAGAAATAGTGCCAGAGTTTAGTCATAACATAAACTAA
- the recJ gene encoding single-stranded-DNA-specific exonuclease RecJ: MVLSKDKLYQILSSRVLTDSYNSLKTLPSPALFKDIQKGAKRVVEAITKGEKIAVVGDYDVDGIVSTAIMVEFFDILQYPISYIIPNRFVHGYGLSAKIIDQLDSDTKVVITVDNGISAIEAARICKNRGIDLIITDHHTPPQILPVAYAIINPKQDECTFPYQHICGAQVAWYFCAALKSELGVEINMADFLDILSIAIIADIMPMRGLNFAMTKKGLEYIARSKRVALQEFVSMCNKTKINGEDIGFLLAPLLNSAGRLDDPKLSLDFLLSKNRFEANQNLYKLIDLNNQRKELQLQIYQEALDLVDIKDDVIVVYHPLWNEGILGIVASKLCDKFKKPSFVLTKKEDTIKGSARSSGMIDLYELLRLSSDTLEGFGGHKSAAGVSLKVENLGKFKQALNQNISNLVPDTDIKSDYLGELLLDEVDFELFEIIEQFEPYGLENEKPHFLFKDVKIQKVQSIGKNKEHTKFLLNSTKSDTFEALLFGENATNYCEMDYCSFIATLGLNEFRGNISLNLHIKEIL, translated from the coding sequence ATGGTATTAAGTAAAGATAAACTATACCAGATACTTTCTAGCAGAGTTTTGACTGACTCATATAATTCACTTAAAACACTCCCTTCACCAGCACTTTTTAAAGATATTCAAAAAGGTGCAAAGAGGGTAGTAGAAGCTATAACAAAAGGTGAAAAGATTGCTGTTGTAGGTGATTATGATGTGGATGGTATAGTTTCTACTGCTATTATGGTAGAGTTTTTTGATATCTTACAATATCCAATATCATATATTATTCCAAATCGTTTTGTTCATGGTTATGGTTTGAGTGCCAAAATTATTGATCAGTTAGATAGTGATACAAAAGTTGTTATTACTGTAGACAATGGAATAAGTGCAATTGAAGCTGCTAGAATATGTAAAAATCGTGGAATTGATTTAATAATTACAGACCATCATACCCCACCTCAAATACTTCCAGTTGCATATGCAATAATAAACCCAAAACAAGATGAGTGTACATTTCCATACCAGCATATTTGTGGAGCTCAAGTAGCTTGGTATTTTTGTGCTGCACTCAAATCAGAACTCGGCGTAGAGATAAATATGGCTGATTTTCTTGATATTTTATCTATTGCTATTATTGCAGATATTATGCCTATGCGTGGACTTAATTTTGCTATGACAAAAAAAGGGCTTGAATATATTGCAAGATCAAAAAGAGTTGCATTACAAGAGTTTGTATCTATGTGTAATAAAACAAAAATAAATGGTGAAGATATAGGGTTTTTACTAGCACCTTTGCTAAATAGTGCAGGAAGATTGGATGATCCAAAATTGTCACTAGATTTTTTACTTAGCAAAAATAGATTTGAAGCAAACCAAAATTTATATAAACTAATAGATCTAAACAATCAAAGAAAAGAGTTACAACTTCAAATTTATCAAGAAGCACTTGATCTTGTAGATATCAAGGATGATGTTATTGTAGTATATCATCCACTTTGGAATGAAGGGATTTTAGGTATAGTTGCATCAAAATTATGTGATAAATTTAAGAAACCATCATTTGTTCTTACAAAAAAAGAAGATACTATAAAAGGGAGTGCTAGAAGTAGTGGTATGATTGACTTATATGAGTTGTTGAGATTAAGTTCAGATACATTAGAAGGTTTTGGTGGGCATAAAAGTGCTGCTGGAGTTAGCCTAAAAGTAGAGAATCTTGGAAAATTTAAACAAGCATTAAATCAAAATATCTCAAACCTAGTACCTGATACAGATATAAAAAGTGATTATCTTGGAGAATTACTACTTGATGAAGTAGATTTTGAACTATTTGAGATAATAGAACAATTTGAGCCATATGGTCTAGAAAATGAAAAACCACATTTTTTATTTAAAGATGTAAAAATTCAAAAAGTACAAAGTATAGGTAAAAATAAAGAGCATACAAAGTTTTTATTAAATTCTACAAAAAGTGATACCTTTGAGGCTTTGTTATTTGGTGAAAATGCGACAAATTATTGTGAGATGGATTACTGTAGTTTTATAGCAACACTAGGACTAAATGAATTTAGGGGAAATATCTCCTTGAATTTACATATCAAAGAGATATTGTAA
- a CDS encoding ATP citrate lyase citrate-binding domain-containing protein, translated as MAQRAIREYDGKALFSKQWENYFSGFHYSFKSVLVTSGADLLAKSKEHGFEWLKQEPLVAKPDMLFGKRGKNNLVLFKDQKPGDVSVAKAASWIDEKSSHTTTLLTGQHGTLTHFIVEPFTPHTQEQEYYISATTVGEDDVLYMSAEGGMEVEENWDKVVEVKIPINMSDADMEHTIKANIPKDIAAKDKVRFTSFAIQFFKFYRDMNFAYLEINPIVMIEDRMEILDLVARLDDTAGFMMRDTWGEIEYPTAFGMEDLSPEEKAIAEADSKSGASLKLTVLNPMGRIWTMVAGGGASVVYADTIADFAEANGGSVSDLANYGEYSGGPTTGETKFYAETVLDLMTRNKDPKGRDKILIIGGAIANFTDVAKTFTGIIQAFETYADKMKAVGTRIYVRRGGPNYEKGLKDIKEAADRLGLYIEVYGPETHVTDIVRMALEK; from the coding sequence ATGGCACAAAGAGCAATTCGTGAATATGATGGCAAAGCTTTGTTTTCTAAACAATGGGAAAACTACTTTAGCGGTTTTCATTATAGTTTCAAATCTGTACTAGTTACTAGTGGAGCAGATTTATTAGCAAAATCAAAAGAGCATGGTTTTGAATGGTTAAAACAAGAGCCACTTGTTGCAAAACCAGATATGCTTTTTGGAAAAAGAGGAAAAAACAATCTTGTTCTTTTCAAAGACCAAAAACCAGGTGATGTAAGTGTAGCAAAAGCTGCAAGCTGGATAGATGAGAAATCTTCTCATACTACTACACTTCTTACAGGACAACACGGAACTTTAACACATTTTATAGTTGAGCCGTTTACTCCACATACTCAAGAACAAGAGTATTATATAAGTGCAACAACAGTAGGCGAAGATGATGTTTTATATATGTCTGCTGAAGGTGGTATGGAAGTAGAAGAAAACTGGGACAAAGTTGTAGAGGTTAAAATCCCTATCAATATGAGCGATGCTGATATGGAACACACTATAAAAGCAAATATCCCAAAAGATATCGCAGCTAAAGATAAAGTAAGATTTACATCTTTTGCAATCCAATTTTTCAAATTCTACAGAGATATGAATTTCGCATATCTTGAAATCAATCCAATAGTTATGATTGAAGATAGAATGGAAATTTTAGATCTTGTTGCAAGATTAGATGATACAGCTGGATTTATGATGAGAGATACTTGGGGAGAAATAGAATACCCTACAGCATTTGGTATGGAAGATTTAAGCCCAGAAGAAAAAGCTATAGCTGAAGCTGATAGTAAATCAGGAGCTTCACTAAAATTAACAGTTCTTAACCCAATGGGAAGAATCTGGACTATGGTTGCTGGTGGTGGAGCATCTGTTGTTTATGCAGATACAATAGCTGATTTTGCTGAAGCAAATGGCGGAAGCGTAAGTGACCTTGCAAACTATGGTGAGTATAGTGGTGGACCAACAACTGGTGAAACTAAGTTTTACGCTGAAACAGTACTTGACCTTATGACAAGAAACAAAGACCCAAAAGGTAGAGATAAAATTCTAATCATTGGTGGAGCTATTGCAAACTTTACAGATGTTGCAAAAACATTTACAGGAATTATCCAAGCATTTGAAACATATGCTGATAAAATGAAAGCAGTAGGTACAAGAATATATGTTCGTCGTGGTGGACCAAACTATGAAAAAGGTCTAAAAGATATCAAAGAAGCTGCAGATAGATTAGGTTTATATATAGAAGTATATGGACCAGAAACACATGTAACTGATATAGTTCGTATGGCATTAGAGAAATAA
- a CDS encoding anthranilate synthase component II, which translates to MILMIDNYDSFTYNIVQYCLELGADLKVIRNDELSIEEIEALNPEKIIISPGPATPNEAGVCLDVIKYFADKVPILGICLGHQAIGQAFGGDVVRAPNMMHGKTSQIEVVNPSCIFEGLPKEFTQTRYHSLIVDKKTMPDIIEPLAFSKDDNELMALKIKGKNIYGVQFHPESVMSQYGKEILKNFLDL; encoded by the coding sequence ATGATTTTAATGATTGATAATTATGATAGTTTTACATACAATATAGTTCAGTATTGCCTTGAGCTTGGGGCTGATTTGAAAGTAATCAGAAATGATGAGTTAAGTATAGAGGAGATTGAAGCTCTAAATCCTGAAAAAATAATCATCTCTCCAGGACCAGCAACACCAAATGAAGCTGGAGTATGCCTTGATGTTATAAAATATTTTGCAGATAAAGTACCTATTCTTGGGATTTGTCTTGGACATCAAGCTATAGGGCAAGCATTTGGTGGAGATGTAGTAAGAGCTCCAAATATGATGCATGGTAAAACTTCTCAAATAGAAGTAGTTAATCCTAGCTGTATATTTGAAGGATTACCAAAAGAATTCACTCAAACTAGATATCACTCTTTAATTGTAGATAAAAAAACAATGCCAGATATCATAGAACCACTTGCTTTTAGTAAAGATGATAATGAACTAATGGCACTAAAGATAAAAGGAAAAAATATCTATGGAGTACAGTTTCACCCTGAATCTGTAATGAGCCAGTATGGCAAAGAAATATTGAAAAACTTTTTAGACTTATGA
- a CDS encoding Fic family protein has translation MKKQKWIWEYDEYPNFKYNKEKLEPLLRDIAYEQGKLKSFMLLMDKESTRYSLVQTLENEIIASCEIEGEILNRGSVRSSIKQKLGLESVKHYQVLKKEDNYVDILIDANTNYDEDLTLDKLFGWHHAMFEKGYSGFAKIKVASFRGEGAMQVVSGDYDKEKIHYEAPPHDILEKEMDSFIKWFNDTPTTLEKAAITHLWFVIIHPFDDGNGRITRALTDRVLSKLEQSYFSKIYTMSKSIYEDRKGYYEALDRTTGRFAKDNLLDITDWMEWFFKTLHHALQDAGKQLGYVVEKTRFWDIHREDELNARQIKVLNRLLDIGSENFKGDLTKAKYVKISNTAETNASRDIADLLAKGCIKKVEGTTGRGTKYTINHIF, from the coding sequence ATGAAAAAACAAAAATGGATATGGGAATATGATGAGTATCCCAACTTTAAATATAATAAAGAAAAACTAGAACCATTGTTAAGAGACATTGCTTATGAGCAAGGGAAGCTAAAATCTTTTATGCTATTAATGGATAAAGAGAGTACGAGGTATTCACTTGTACAAACTTTAGAAAATGAGATTATTGCAAGTTGTGAAATAGAGGGTGAGATATTAAATCGCGGGAGTGTTCGTTCCTCTATCAAACAAAAGTTAGGCTTAGAATCTGTGAAACACTATCAGGTTTTAAAAAAAGAAGATAATTATGTGGATATTCTCATTGACGCTAACACAAACTATGATGAAGATTTAACTCTTGATAAACTTTTTGGTTGGCACCATGCAATGTTTGAAAAAGGGTATAGTGGATTTGCTAAAATAAAAGTAGCCAGCTTTAGGGGCGAAGGTGCTATGCAAGTAGTATCAGGTGATTATGATAAAGAAAAGATCCATTATGAAGCACCCCCACATGATATTCTTGAAAAAGAGATGGATAGTTTTATAAAATGGTTCAATGATACCCCAACTACTCTTGAAAAAGCGGCTATTACGCATCTTTGGTTTGTAATCATTCACCCTTTTGACGATGGTAACGGAAGAATTACAAGAGCATTAACAGACAGAGTATTATCCAAACTCGAACAATCCTATTTTTCAAAAATCTATACTATGTCAAAGAGTATTTATGAGGATAGAAAAGGCTACTACGAGGCTTTAGATAGAACAACAGGAAGATTTGCCAAAGATAATTTGCTAGATATTACCGACTGGATGGAATGGTTTTTTAAAACTTTGCATCATGCTTTGCAAGACGCTGGAAAACAACTGGGCTATGTAGTAGAAAAAACAAGATTCTGGGATATTCATAGAGAAGATGAGCTAAATGCTAGACAAATAAAAGTACTTAATCGACTCCTTGATATTGGAAGTGAAAACTTCAAAGGAGACCTTACTAAAGCTAAATATGTAAAAATTTCTAACACCGCCGAAACTAATGCTTCAAGAGATATAGCAGATTTACTTGCAAAAGGGTGTATAAAAAAAGTAGAGGGTACAACAGGTAGAGGAACTAAATATACGATAAATCATATTTTCTAG
- a CDS encoding CTP synthase, which translates to MTQFPVKYIFVTGGVLSSLGKGITSASIAALLKQSGFDVSMLKIDPYLNVDPGTMSPLEHGEVFVTADGAETDLDIGHYERFIDATLSKMNNFTTGQVYQSVLKREREGGYLGKTIQVIPHVVDEIKDRIFLAGQGHDFLIVELGGTIGDIEGLPFMEAIREIRHEFGQNQVMSIHVTLIPYIAAAGELKTKPTQHSVQELRRIGVTPHMLVCRTEKKLPKDLKKKLAMSCDVPEDSVIEAGDAQSIYQVPINFMKEDILTPIARHFGMDKIVPNMDEWDNLVKQIIAPKHEISVAFVGKYLDLKESYKSLIEALLHAGAHLDTKININWCDSEDIEERGAEEIVKNSDCILVAGGFGSRGVEGKIAAIKYARENKIPFLGICLGMQLSIIEYGRNVLGLEGANSVEFEKEPKEPMIYLIDEFLDQSGNKQVRTSTSPMGGTMRLGEYPFEPKKGTKLQAAYGNEKIYYERHRHRYEANPKYKEALEKAGMVISGQSNGLIEAVEIAEHPWFVAVQFHPEFTSHLQTPNPIILEFIKQSKK; encoded by the coding sequence ATGACACAGTTTCCCGTGAAATATATATTCGTAACTGGTGGAGTTTTAAGCTCACTTGGTAAAGGTATTACTTCAGCTTCTATAGCTGCACTTCTTAAGCAGTCAGGATTTGATGTAAGTATGCTAAAAATTGACCCATACCTAAATGTAGACCCAGGTACAATGAGTCCTTTAGAGCACGGTGAGGTTTTTGTTACAGCTGATGGTGCTGAGACAGATCTTGATATAGGGCACTATGAGAGATTTATCGATGCTACCCTATCGAAGATGAACAACTTCACAACAGGTCAAGTTTATCAGTCTGTTTTAAAAAGAGAAAGAGAAGGTGGATATCTTGGTAAAACAATACAAGTAATCCCACATGTTGTAGATGAGATAAAAGATAGAATTTTTCTTGCTGGACAAGGGCATGATTTCTTGATAGTAGAACTTGGTGGAACTATTGGGGATATAGAAGGGTTACCTTTTATGGAAGCTATTAGAGAGATAAGACATGAGTTTGGTCAAAATCAAGTAATGTCAATTCATGTTACACTCATCCCTTATATCGCAGCTGCTGGTGAGCTTAAAACAAAGCCAACACAACACTCTGTGCAAGAGCTAAGAAGAATTGGTGTTACACCACATATGCTTGTGTGTAGAACTGAGAAAAAATTACCAAAAGATTTGAAGAAAAAGTTAGCTATGAGCTGTGATGTACCTGAAGATTCTGTTATAGAAGCAGGTGATGCTCAAAGCATTTATCAAGTTCCTATTAATTTTATGAAAGAAGATATCCTAACTCCTATAGCAAGACACTTTGGTATGGATAAAATAGTTCCAAATATGGATGAGTGGGATAATCTTGTAAAACAAATCATTGCACCAAAACATGAGATAAGTGTAGCATTTGTTGGTAAATATCTTGATCTTAAAGAATCTTACAAATCACTTATTGAAGCACTTTTACACGCAGGTGCACATCTTGATACTAAGATCAACATCAACTGGTGTGATTCTGAAGACATAGAAGAAAGAGGTGCTGAAGAGATCGTAAAAAATAGTGATTGTATTTTGGTTGCTGGTGGTTTTGGAAGCAGAGGTGTTGAAGGTAAAATAGCAGCTATTAAATATGCTAGAGAAAATAAAATCCCATTTTTAGGTATATGTTTAGGGATGCAACTTTCTATTATAGAGTATGGTAGAAATGTTTTAGGACTTGAGGGTGCAAACTCAGTAGAGTTTGAAAAAGAACCAAAAGAGCCAATGATATACCTAATAGATGAGTTTTTAGATCAAAGCGGAAATAAACAAGTTCGTACTTCTACATCTCCAATGGGTGGAACTATGAGACTTGGTGAGTATCCATTTGAGCCAAAAAAAGGGACAAAACTCCAAGCTGCTTATGGTAATGAGAAGATTTACTATGAAAGACATAGACATAGATATGAAGCAAATCCAAAGTACAAAGAGGCTTTAGAAAAAGCAGGTATGGTAATAAGTGGACAATCAAATGGACTAATAGAAGCAGTTGAAATTGCTGAACATCCTTGGTTTGTTGCTGTTCAGTTTCATCCAGAATTTACTTCACATTTGCAAACGCCAAATCCAATTATTTTAGAGTTTATAAAACAAAGTAAAAAGTAG
- a CDS encoding pilus assembly FimT family protein — translation MKKSITLLEILFVLLILSIIYSIAIPKKIDSKLQKATEYLLVYLNYTRYLALIDNKYDPSDNLWFRKMYRLRFENCTSNIGGLYFIVFSDENKSGQAKKEDSIKDPLTFTHLYSRYNCDPKVDESKYVLLTKEFGVTKIDVSCNTTSSIGQILFGNDGRIYSKVGTQPSDFGKFEIKEQCFIHLYDKNRNKSTIIIEPHTGLSYQQNYK, via the coding sequence TTGAAAAAATCAATCACACTTCTTGAAATTCTTTTTGTACTTTTAATACTCTCTATTATATATAGTATAGCAATTCCCAAAAAAATAGACTCAAAACTCCAAAAAGCAACAGAATATCTTCTTGTATATCTCAACTATACGAGATATTTAGCTCTTATAGATAATAAATATGACCCATCTGATAATCTTTGGTTTAGAAAAATGTATAGATTAAGATTTGAAAACTGCACTTCTAATATAGGGGGATTATATTTTATAGTATTTAGCGATGAAAATAAATCTGGTCAAGCAAAAAAAGAAGATAGCATAAAAGACCCACTAACTTTTACTCATCTATATAGTAGGTATAATTGTGACCCAAAAGTAGATGAAAGTAAATATGTACTACTAACAAAAGAATTTGGAGTGACTAAAATTGATGTAAGTTGTAATACAACATCATCTATAGGACAGATTTTATTTGGAAATGATGGAAGAATATATTCAAAAGTAGGAACACAACCAAGTGATTTTGGTAAATTTGAAATAAAAGAGCAATGTTTTATACACTTGTATGATAAAAATAGAAACAAATCAACAATAATTATCGAACCACATACAGGTTTATCATATCAACAAAACTATAAATAG
- a CDS encoding citrate/2-methylcitrate synthase has product MSALFTKDTQAIFWNNNKSAIQRMLDYDYVINREKPSVAAIVAPTADSKFDKFFYGPDEIMIPLYKNTAEAAKAFPNADVLLNFASFRTAYDVTMEAVKLKQFKTVMVTAEGIPERLARKMNVDARNSGVTVIGPATVGGIAPGAFKIANVGGTIENIINSKLHRAGSCGLVTRSGGLFNELSNIIAINADGIAEGVAIGGDRFVGSVFIDNLLRMEQNPQVKYMVLLGEVGGTEEYKVIEAVKNGQIKKPIIAWCIGTIAEHFSTGVQFGHAGASANADAETAVYKNKAMAEAGIFVPTSFNDLPNKINEVYNDLKSKGVISEIAEPELRTVPKTRRSKNFICTISDDRGDEATYAGYPISSVATPETGMGIGDVISLLWFKKRYPKWATDFIETVIKTVADHGPAVSGAHNAKVTARAGKSVVESLVTGLLTIGPRFGGAIDGAAQYFKHAHDHNMTPAEFLDYMKKEGVPIPGIGHRIKSLRNPDLRVEGLKKFANQYFPATPLLDYALTVEQLTTSKKDNLILNVDGTIGILMVDMWRALGYSETEIDEFVNSGTLNAFFIAGRTIGFIGHVLDEKRLAMPMYRHPFDDILYDVQMADEI; this is encoded by the coding sequence ATGAGTGCTTTATTTACAAAAGATACACAAGCAATATTTTGGAACAACAACAAAAGTGCAATCCAAAGAATGCTTGATTATGATTATGTAATCAACAGAGAAAAACCGTCAGTTGCAGCAATCGTTGCTCCTACAGCTGATAGTAAGTTTGATAAGTTCTTTTATGGACCAGACGAAATAATGATCCCATTATATAAAAATACAGCTGAAGCAGCAAAAGCTTTCCCTAATGCTGATGTATTATTAAACTTTGCATCTTTTAGAACAGCTTATGATGTTACTATGGAAGCAGTTAAATTAAAACAATTCAAAACTGTTATGGTTACAGCTGAAGGTATTCCAGAAAGACTAGCAAGAAAAATGAATGTAGATGCTAGAAATAGTGGTGTTACAGTTATTGGACCTGCTACTGTTGGAGGAATTGCACCAGGCGCATTTAAAATAGCAAATGTTGGTGGTACTATTGAAAATATAATAAATTCAAAACTACACCGTGCAGGAAGCTGTGGACTAGTTACAAGAAGTGGTGGTTTATTTAATGAATTATCAAACATTATAGCTATCAATGCAGATGGTATAGCTGAAGGTGTTGCAATAGGTGGTGATAGATTTGTTGGTTCAGTTTTCATTGACAACTTACTTAGAATGGAGCAAAACCCACAAGTAAAATATATGGTACTTCTTGGAGAAGTTGGTGGTACTGAAGAGTACAAAGTTATCGAAGCTGTTAAAAATGGACAAATCAAAAAACCAATTATTGCTTGGTGTATTGGTACAATTGCAGAGCACTTTAGTACAGGTGTACAATTTGGTCACGCTGGTGCTTCAGCAAATGCGGACGCTGAAACTGCGGTTTATAAAAACAAAGCAATGGCTGAAGCTGGTATATTTGTACCAACATCATTCAATGACTTACCAAATAAAATCAATGAAGTATATAACGACCTAAAATCAAAAGGTGTTATTTCAGAAATTGCTGAGCCAGAATTAAGAACTGTACCAAAAACAAGAAGAAGCAAAAACTTCATTTGTACTATCAGTGATGATAGAGGTGATGAGGCAACATACGCTGGTTATCCAATCTCAAGTGTAGCTACACCAGAGACTGGTATGGGTATAGGTGATGTTATAAGTTTACTTTGGTTCAAAAAAAGATACCCAAAATGGGCAACAGATTTTATAGAAACAGTTATCAAAACAGTAGCAGACCACGGTCCAGCAGTTTCAGGTGCTCATAATGCAAAAGTAACTGCAAGAGCTGGTAAATCTGTAGTAGAATCACTTGTAACTGGACTTTTAACTATAGGACCAAGATTTGGTGGAGCAATAGATGGTGCAGCACAATACTTTAAACATGCACACGATCATAATATGACTCCAGCAGAGTTCTTAGACTATATGAAAAAAGAAGGTGTTCCAATTCCAGGTATTGGACATAGAATTAAGTCTTTAAGAAATCCAGATTTAAGAGTTGAAGGGTTGAAAAAATTTGCAAATCAATATTTCCCAGCAACGCCATTACTTGATTATGCATTAACAGTAGAACAACTTACAACATCAAAAAAAGATAACCTTATCTTAAATGTTGATGGTACTATTGGTATACTTATGGTAGATATGTGGAGAGCTTTAGGATATAGCGAAACTGAAATAGATGAGTTTGTAAATAGTGGTACACTAAACGCATTCTTTATAGCAGGTAGAACTATTGGATTCATCGGACATGTTCTTGATGAAAAAAGACTTGCAATGCCAATGTATAGACATCCATTTGATGACATCTTATATGATGTACAAATGGCAGACGAGATTTAA